A genomic region of Candidatus Stoquefichus sp. SB1 contains the following coding sequences:
- a CDS encoding NUDIX hydrolase N-terminal domain-containing protein: MKNKDLLDDIIELQSLAQSGLYYGHDAFDLERYQRIRELACDMLAICMNEPIVKMENVFCHEEGYQTPKLDTRAVIFNTDGQLLLVQENDGLWSLPGGWVDINTSIKENTEKEVKEEAGLNVQATEIIAIMDRDKHNLPRYLYKVIKVFVMCEVISGQFEKNIETLQFQYFTLDNLPPLAMAKNNLEQIQMCFNAYQNKAWKTYFD; this comes from the coding sequence ATGAAAAATAAAGATCTATTAGATGATATTATCGAATTGCAGAGTTTGGCTCAAAGTGGCTTATATTATGGCCATGATGCATTTGATTTAGAACGTTATCAGCGTATTCGTGAACTAGCCTGTGATATGTTAGCTATTTGTATGAATGAGCCAATTGTCAAAATGGAAAATGTTTTTTGCCATGAAGAAGGATATCAAACACCAAAATTAGATACAAGAGCTGTTATTTTTAATACTGATGGACAACTTTTATTAGTTCAGGAAAATGATGGATTATGGTCATTGCCTGGTGGCTGGGTTGATATCAATACATCGATTAAAGAAAATACTGAAAAAGAAGTGAAAGAAGAGGCTGGATTAAATGTTCAGGCTACAGAGATTATTGCGATTATGGATAGAGATAAACATAATCTTCCACGCTATCTTTATAAAGTCATTAAAGTCTTTGTTATGTGTGAAGTGATTTCAGGACAATTTGAAAAAAATATTGAAACATTACAATTTCAATATTTTACATTGGATAATCTTCCGCCTTTGGCTATGGCTAAAAATAATTTAGAACAAATCCAAATGTGTTTTAATGCTTATCAAAACAAAGCATGGAAAACTTATTTTGATTAA
- a CDS encoding LexA family protein, whose amino-acid sequence MELKDVIKDYKYRFQLTNDEIAKRLGVTKSTVSRWISGDVKRIQDETLQRLNDLLGYDMEPIIKGSSVHLKRPILGYAKAGYNMYAQENYMGEEEVTEEDFYKGDFFLQIEGDSMIGSGIMDGDLALIKQCSSVSSGEIAVVMIGDDEVTIKKVIRKPDMLILEASNPHVENRYFSKQEVETLPIRIIGKVVYTKTYF is encoded by the coding sequence ATGGAATTAAAAGATGTCATTAAAGATTATAAATACCGTTTTCAATTAACAAACGATGAAATTGCAAAACGTTTAGGTGTGACCAAATCAACTGTAAGTCGTTGGATTTCTGGTGATGTGAAAAGAATCCAAGATGAAACCTTACAACGCTTAAATGATTTACTTGGTTATGATATGGAACCTATCATTAAAGGCTCTTCTGTTCATTTAAAAAGACCAATTCTTGGTTATGCCAAAGCAGGTTATAATATGTATGCTCAAGAAAATTATATGGGTGAAGAGGAAGTCACAGAAGAAGATTTTTATAAAGGAGATTTTTTCTTACAAATTGAAGGTGATTCAATGATTGGTTCTGGAATTATGGATGGTGATTTAGCACTCATTAAACAATGCTCATCTGTTTCTTCAGGAGAAATTGCTGTTGTGATGATTGGTGATGATGAAGTTACAATAAAAAAGGTAATTCGTAAACCTGATATGCTTATTTTAGAAGCTTCTAATCCTCATGTTGAGAATCGTTATTTTTCTAAACAGGAAGTAGAAACTTTACCTATTCGTATTATTGGTAAAGTTGTTTATACAAAAACATATTTTTAA
- a CDS encoding DNA polymerase Y family protein, with protein MWEKVIVHADLNQCYAQIEEMIYPELKKVPMAVGENKKSDQGVILAVNDLAFEYGIKQGDSLKNAYHKCPNLLIVQPHYDDYHYYVEEVKNIYREYTDHIESLGLNEAWLDLTASQRLFGGDPINIAKEIQMRIYQETGFVVSMGVSFNKAFAKLGNHFDNEKGLMVISKKNFKNIVFPLSVDILLDVSKTVINQLKENHIYTIGDIAHCHKEHLSSFLGQNGERLWYFANGMDEGENAILDLEDKVKSVGNRMTTQRNLSTYEDIRKVLAVLVKSVSSRLKEKELKGSIISLQMRDHKLHSYMCQKEVTIATNSSTEIMKAVEALLQANYLDYDHKSLNHSYCSVSVIVSQLTDDIRADQLDFYTDKNQRQKSKGMDMMIDYIKNAFDKMKPSYLNVHQELVGYHSKKKHIIRPEG; from the coding sequence ATGTGGGAAAAAGTAATTGTGCATGCTGATTTAAATCAATGTTATGCTCAAATTGAAGAAATGATATATCCAGAATTAAAAAAGGTTCCGATGGCAGTTGGAGAAAATAAAAAATCTGATCAGGGTGTTATTTTGGCAGTTAATGATTTGGCTTTTGAATATGGAATAAAGCAAGGAGATTCATTGAAGAACGCTTATCATAAATGTCCAAATTTGTTGATTGTTCAGCCACATTATGACGATTATCATTATTATGTGGAAGAAGTTAAAAATATATATCGTGAATATACTGATCATATAGAAAGTTTGGGATTAAATGAAGCGTGGCTTGATTTAACTGCTTCACAAAGATTATTTGGTGGAGATCCTATCAATATTGCTAAGGAAATTCAAATGCGTATTTATCAGGAAACAGGTTTCGTTGTTTCAATGGGAGTAAGCTTTAATAAAGCATTTGCTAAATTGGGTAATCATTTCGATAATGAAAAGGGATTAATGGTTATTTCTAAAAAGAATTTTAAAAATATTGTTTTTCCGTTATCAGTCGATATACTTTTAGATGTATCAAAGACAGTAATAAATCAATTAAAAGAAAATCATATTTATACGATTGGAGATATTGCGCATTGTCATAAAGAACATCTGAGTTCATTTTTAGGGCAAAATGGAGAAAGACTTTGGTATTTTGCAAATGGAATGGATGAGGGAGAGAATGCAATATTAGATTTAGAAGACAAAGTCAAATCAGTAGGAAATAGAATGACAACACAACGCAATCTTTCTACTTATGAAGATATAAGAAAAGTGTTGGCTGTTTTGGTTAAATCTGTTTCTTCACGCTTAAAAGAAAAAGAATTAAAAGGGTCAATTATTTCTTTACAAATGCGTGATCATAAATTGCATAGTTATATGTGTCAAAAGGAAGTAACCATTGCGACAAACAGTTCTACTGAAATTATGAAGGCTGTTGAAGCATTATTACAAGCCAATTATTTAGATTATGATCATAAATCTTTAAATCATTCTTATTGTAGTGTGAGTGTGATAGTGAGTCAATTAACTGATGATATACGAGCTGATCAGTTAGATTTCTATACTGATAAAAATCAAAGACAAAAAAGTAAAGGTATGGATATGATGATTGACTATATAAAAAATGCCTTTGATAAAATGAAACCATCTTATCTCAATGTTCATCAGGAATTGGTTGGATATCATTCTAAAAAGAAACATATTATTCGACCAGAAGGATAA
- a CDS encoding RDAC family protein, whose protein sequence is MQSTVDVMMVEELNQILKKHKIDYSLHTVGGCSCCGLRLRCDGQSYDNQEILSIINDYLATKWLVASFQKDDPTMLYIDSKFHR, encoded by the coding sequence ATGCAAAGTACAGTTGATGTTATGATGGTTGAAGAATTAAATCAAATTTTAAAAAAACATAAAATTGATTATTCATTACATACAGTTGGCGGATGTTCATGTTGTGGACTACGTTTGAGATGTGATGGACAAAGTTATGATAATCAAGAAATTTTAAGTATCATTAATGATTATTTGGCGACAAAGTGGTTGGTTGCTAGTTTTCAAAAAGATGATCCTACAATGCTGTATATTGATTCAAAATTTCATCGTTAA
- a CDS encoding Gfo/Idh/MocA family oxidoreductase — MLTIGYIGNGKSANRYHIPFVIQRTDKIKIKKIFTLDHSKDIWDEIPGVIYTESLDDLLNDPDVQVIVISTPSAFHYDYAKKVLLSGKHCVVEKPFADTYQQAQEIFDLAKEKGLIVQCYQNRRFDSDFLTVQKVIESGKLGDLLELEMHFDYYRPYIPESVHEFSSINSYLYGHGCHTLDQVISYFGKPDHIHYDVRQLLGEGRMNDYFDLDLYYGTLKVSVKSSYFRVKERPSFVIYGKKGMFVKEKKDKQEEHLKLFYMPSHDDFGVDLPGEYGTLTYYDEKGYHEEKVVSVNGDYGRYYDALYETIINGKEPLVKPEQTLLQIEILEKGIQGMH; from the coding sequence TTGCTTACAATTGGATATATTGGAAATGGAAAGAGCGCCAATCGCTACCATATCCCTTTCGTAATACAAAGAACTGATAAAATCAAAATCAAGAAAATCTTTACTTTAGATCATTCTAAGGATATTTGGGATGAAATCCCTGGTGTCATCTATACTGAAAGTCTTGATGATCTTTTGAATGATCCTGATGTTCAGGTCATTGTTATCTCTACTCCTTCTGCTTTTCATTATGATTATGCTAAGAAGGTTCTTCTCTCTGGTAAACATTGTGTTGTCGAGAAACCTTTCGCTGATACTTATCAGCAGGCTCAGGAAATCTTTGATTTGGCTAAGGAAAAAGGGCTGATTGTTCAATGCTATCAAAATCGTCGATTTGACAGTGATTTCCTCACTGTTCAAAAAGTCATTGAATCAGGTAAACTTGGTGATTTATTAGAACTGGAAATGCATTTTGATTACTATCGTCCTTACATTCCTGAATCAGTTCATGAATTCAGTTCCATCAATTCCTATCTTTATGGGCATGGCTGTCATACCCTTGATCAAGTGATTTCTTATTTTGGAAAACCAGATCATATTCATTATGATGTCAGACAATTGTTAGGTGAAGGACGCATGAATGACTACTTTGATTTGGATTTATACTATGGGACATTGAAAGTTTCAGTGAAATCAAGTTACTTTAGAGTGAAGGAAAGACCTAGCTTTGTGATTTATGGGAAAAAGGGAATGTTTGTGAAGGAGAAAAAAGATAAACAGGAAGAACACTTGAAATTATTCTATATGCCTTCTCATGATGACTTTGGTGTAGACTTGCCAGGTGAATATGGAACGCTGACATATTATGATGAGAAAGGATATCATGAAGAAAAGGTTGTTTCAGTGAATGGTGATTATGGACGTTACTATGATGCTTTATATGAAACAATTATCAATGGAAAAGAACCACTTGTTAAACCTGAACAAACACTTTTACAAATTGAGATACTCGAAAAAGGAATTCAAGGTATGCATTAA
- a CDS encoding histidinol-phosphatase HisJ family protein — protein MLADYHMHTNYSNDSTYDMEEAILKAIDSHLDEICFTEHSDYGTMGDYVVDYKAYYQQYLKMKEKYHEAITIKFGCEFGVQRHTIDEYKSDFLKYPFDFIILSNHQIDDIEFWTYKYQEGKTQDEYNRGYYQAILDVIEMFDDYSVLGHLDMIKRYDRIGIYPDEKVKDLIERILKIVISKGKGIEVNTSCFRYGLNDLTPSRTILKWYKDLGGKIITIGSDTHEEKHVGYQIQYVQDELKKLGFEEFCTFEKMQPIYHKL, from the coding sequence ATGTTAGCAGATTATCATATGCATACCAATTATAGCAATGATTCGACTTATGATATGGAAGAAGCCATTTTAAAAGCAATTGATAGCCACTTAGATGAAATATGTTTTACTGAACATAGTGATTATGGAACAATGGGTGATTATGTTGTTGATTATAAAGCCTATTATCAGCAATATTTAAAGATGAAAGAAAAATATCATGAGGCAATTACAATAAAGTTTGGTTGTGAATTTGGAGTTCAAAGACATACAATTGATGAGTATAAAAGTGATTTTTTGAAATATCCGTTTGATTTTATTATTCTTTCTAATCATCAAATTGATGATATAGAATTTTGGACTTATAAGTATCAGGAAGGGAAAACACAAGATGAATATAATCGTGGTTATTATCAGGCTATTTTAGATGTAATAGAAATGTTTGATGATTATAGTGTTTTGGGACATCTCGATATGATTAAGCGTTATGATCGTATTGGTATTTATCCTGATGAAAAAGTCAAAGATTTAATTGAGAGAATATTAAAGATTGTGATTTCAAAAGGCAAGGGGATTGAAGTGAATACGTCTTGTTTTCGTTATGGATTAAATGATTTGACACCATCAAGAACGATTTTAAAATGGTATAAAGATTTAGGTGGAAAAATCATCACAATCGGGTCTGACACACATGAAGAAAAACATGTTGGATATCAGATTCAATATGTACAAGATGAATTAAAGAAATTAGGGTTTGAAGAGTTTTGTACTTTTGAAAAAATGCAACCTATTTATCATAAATTGTAG
- a CDS encoding putative manganese transporter has translation MDILIDTIKDTFVIIPILLIMYLCLEYFEHKNTSYNITHYLTSYGPIIGALLGIIPQCGFGVLASMLFMNKRISLGTLISVFIATSDEAVPILLTNPELYTSLLSIIVTKFILAVIVGYLVDFLFKSQYSDQPDISSNHCHDHSIVVEAFIRTFKIYSFIFIVNFSLSYAIEMIGSEKLSYILLDKSMVQPIISAIFGFIPNCAASVILTQLHINQVLSMPSLLAGLITNAGLGILVLLQNKIDIRTLVRICTILLLSALIVSLPLQWFFLH, from the coding sequence ATGGACATACTTATAGATACAATAAAAGATACATTTGTGATTATTCCTATTCTATTAATCATGTATCTTTGTTTAGAATATTTTGAACACAAAAATACTTCTTACAATATAACACACTATTTAACTTCTTATGGTCCAATTATTGGAGCACTTTTGGGAATTATTCCCCAATGTGGCTTTGGTGTTTTAGCAAGTATGTTATTTATGAACAAACGCATTTCATTAGGAACCCTCATTAGTGTTTTCATTGCCACAAGTGATGAAGCCGTTCCTATCTTGCTTACAAACCCTGAACTCTATACTTCTTTACTGAGTATCATTGTAACGAAATTCATTTTGGCAGTTATTGTGGGTTATTTGGTAGATTTCTTATTCAAATCTCAATATAGTGATCAACCAGACATTTCATCCAATCATTGTCATGATCATTCTATTGTTGTTGAAGCTTTTATCAGAACATTTAAAATATACTCTTTTATCTTTATCGTTAATTTCTCACTCTCTTATGCTATTGAAATGATAGGTTCTGAAAAACTCTCCTATATTCTTTTAGATAAGAGTATGGTCCAACCTATCATCAGTGCTATTTTTGGATTTATTCCTAATTGTGCAGCAAGCGTTATCTTAACACAATTGCATATTAATCAAGTTTTAAGTATGCCATCACTTTTGGCTGGTTTAATCACAAATGCCGGATTAGGAATTTTAGTCTTATTACAAAATAAAATTGATATAAGGACACTGGTGAGAATTTGTACAATTCTTTTATTAAGCGCCCTTATCGTCAGTTTACCTTTACAATGGTTCTTTCTTCATTAG
- a CDS encoding HdeD family acid-resistance protein — protein sequence MMLDLLQGLKKGVVLYSIIAIVMGFILILFPDTTSQVICYGVAAIIFICGLVNFVRYFSNDFSYRFGYDLISGFLLCAIGVFMMIRSDIVIMMIPFVIGIFIVVEGVMNIIRSFQLKRWGFERWIYDLILALLLFLLGCIVVFNPFDAAMMSVIFMGVCLIYDGLLNLIILHRSNQFAKMLREY from the coding sequence ATGATGTTAGATTTATTACAGGGATTAAAGAAAGGTGTTGTATTATATTCTATTATAGCCATTGTTATGGGATTTATTCTGATTCTTTTTCCTGATACAACAAGTCAGGTCATTTGTTATGGTGTCGCAGCTATTATCTTTATTTGTGGATTGGTTAATTTTGTGAGATATTTTTCAAATGATTTTTCTTATCGTTTTGGCTATGATTTAATAAGTGGTTTTTTATTGTGTGCAATTGGTGTTTTTATGATGATCAGAAGTGATATTGTAATTATGATGATTCCTTTTGTGATAGGTATATTTATTGTTGTAGAAGGAGTGATGAATATAATCAGATCTTTTCAATTGAAAAGATGGGGGTTTGAAAGATGGATTTATGATTTGATATTAGCACTTTTATTATTTTTATTAGGTTGCATTGTGGTATTTAATCCGTTTGATGCAGCAATGATGTCAGTGATATTTATGGGTGTTTGTCTTATTTATGATGGTTTATTAAATTTGATTATTTTACATCGTAGTAATCAATTTGCGAAAATGTTGAGAGAGTATTAA
- a CDS encoding GNAT family N-acetyltransferase, protein MNEKRKISIRKIDENNNQDVLNLKIKPEQQDYIESVADCLKEAHELSLWRPVGLYDQNQLIGFAMYGLWHEKNQKRVWLDRFLIDKQYQGKGYGKQFLDVLLNHIFDEYGCHEIYLSLYDDNDHALKLYQQIGFVMNGEKDIHGETVMVKKRISLKD, encoded by the coding sequence ATGAATGAGAAAAGAAAGATTTCAATTAGAAAAATAGATGAAAATAATAATCAGGATGTTTTGAATTTAAAAATCAAACCTGAACAACAAGATTATATTGAAAGTGTGGCTGATTGTTTAAAAGAAGCACATGAATTGTCTTTATGGCGACCAGTGGGATTGTATGATCAAAATCAGTTGATTGGGTTTGCAATGTATGGTTTATGGCATGAAAAGAATCAGAAGCGTGTTTGGTTGGATCGCTTTTTAATTGATAAACAATATCAAGGAAAGGGATATGGTAAACAATTTTTGGATGTTTTATTAAATCATATTTTTGATGAATATGGGTGTCATGAAATTTATTTAAGTTTGTATGATGACAATGATCATGCTTTAAAATTATATCAGCAGATTGGCTTTGTAATGAATGGAGAAAAAGATATTCATGGTGAAACTGTTATGGTGAAAAAGAGGATTAGTCTGAAAGATTAA
- a CDS encoding MATE family efflux transporter, with amino-acid sequence MDKKNPMGYKPIFPLLMTMAFPPMISMLIQSLYNIIDSIFVAQLGESALTAVSLIYPLQNLSLAVSCGIGIAMNALIARHLGANDDEQASFVASQGIVMSLLHSLLFVIIGVFLIHPFLNMFTQSQDVIDYGMQYGTIVITLTFGSFIHLAVEKMFQACGNMIVPMIMQIVGAIVNIILDPILIFGYFGFPALGVSGAAIATIIGQMSACFLSIYLFSKYNEHIHLSFQHFHIDLETYKKLYSIAIPSGVMMCMPSLLVSILNGILASISQSAVAFFGIYFKLQSFVYMPSNGVIQGMRPIMSYNYGAKERNRMDQTLKMSGLTIGVILFAGTFLFYLFPEFILSMFNANQSMLDIGIVGLRILSFSFVLSTFGILMAGAFESLGKGSLSLIISLLRQFIIIIPLSLILIPWIGLQGVWITFPLSEFIASLIAVIFFYRSYKRINLSD; translated from the coding sequence ATGGACAAGAAAAATCCAATGGGCTATAAGCCTATTTTCCCATTACTTATGACAATGGCTTTTCCGCCAATGATATCAATGCTTATTCAATCACTTTACAATATTATTGATAGTATCTTTGTCGCCCAATTAGGAGAATCAGCATTAACTGCCGTTTCTTTAATCTATCCCTTACAAAATCTTTCTTTAGCTGTATCTTGTGGTATTGGTATTGCAATGAATGCACTTATCGCCAGACATTTAGGAGCTAATGATGATGAACAGGCATCATTTGTAGCCAGTCAGGGAATTGTTATGTCACTATTACATTCATTACTTTTTGTTATTATAGGAGTCTTTTTAATTCATCCTTTTTTAAATATGTTTACTCAAAGTCAAGATGTCATTGACTATGGTATGCAATATGGAACTATTGTTATTACATTAACATTTGGTTCATTTATTCATTTAGCTGTTGAAAAAATGTTTCAGGCTTGTGGTAACATGATTGTTCCTATGATCATGCAAATTGTTGGAGCAATTGTTAATATTATCTTAGATCCAATTCTCATCTTTGGCTATTTTGGTTTTCCAGCTTTAGGTGTCAGTGGCGCTGCAATCGCAACCATTATTGGACAAATGAGTGCCTGCTTTCTTTCTATTTATTTATTTTCTAAATACAACGAACATATCCATTTATCTTTTCAACATTTCCATATTGATTTAGAAACATATAAAAAGCTTTATAGTATTGCTATTCCTTCTGGAGTTATGATGTGTATGCCTTCACTTCTGGTTTCTATTTTAAATGGTATTCTTGCCTCAATTTCTCAAAGTGCTGTTGCTTTCTTTGGTATCTATTTTAAACTTCAATCCTTTGTATATATGCCCTCAAACGGTGTTATACAAGGTATGCGTCCTATTATGAGTTATAATTATGGTGCCAAAGAAAGAAACAGAATGGATCAAACATTAAAAATGTCTGGTCTAACAATCGGAGTTATTCTTTTTGCTGGGACTTTCCTTTTCTACCTTTTCCCAGAATTTATTCTTTCCATGTTTAACGCGAATCAGTCAATGTTAGATATAGGAATTGTAGGACTTCGTATTTTATCATTCAGCTTTGTTCTTTCAACATTTGGTATTTTAATGGCTGGAGCTTTTGAGTCATTAGGTAAAGGCTCATTATCATTAATCATTTCCCTTTTAAGACAATTTATTATTATCATTCCATTATCACTTATCTTAATACCTTGGATTGGTTTACAAGGCGTTTGGATAACTTTCCCATTATCAGAATTCATAGCCAGCTTAATTGCTGTTATATTTTTCTATAGATCATACAAAAGGATTAATCTTTCAGACTAA